From Monomorium pharaonis isolate MP-MQ-018 chromosome 9, ASM1337386v2, whole genome shotgun sequence, the proteins below share one genomic window:
- the LOC105834055 gene encoding cytospin-A isoform X2 encodes MGRGQFALNCRIGRVSFSRGNLDRQRGRSFPPIYEARLSTGRDDGRRKSDITYVQARSGMSVGSDGRAPFKRTTQNIQPLAKKPSRSSQAKPVEPAAPASRAAPSAGRKRDPVVSLFSARRPARRVLVQGGKATKPGDRQLKGQPSQQQQQSAQQQQQSASLRQAPSASSLEAKSDVPSTGNNWAGSLGNKEPARPKATTAPKGPAKVSRMQELEREVEALRKDRTRLEANLRDAASDAQNLRELRAELASLKEQHSLELERLTEENEALRARLRDVAHSPLSDSEKQQLLLDASRLHNSAPASIAIPQDDGFAHNTSTPQEGAQCTTPDWDKHSSSSMSEVSVACLQDRILQMEETHYSTNEELQATIQELSDLQAQLTELQADNERLTEEKGVLLESLCRQTEKLEDSRSKVDTLQGLLLREEQPQEASKGYNTEREQKLVDLLKSAQEERETLLQKQEELTNELKNLKATADASAAEVERLTKCVELLEASVDAANVERKQLDIELTEARQEGANRSIEISRLATLLENARAKIEELEQSRQLENKSEADELLDAARREKDTLETQAAALQEQLARSHCDHDRLRDQYSQLQEEYKVARNNAKSAIDDLEYRLNQLKNERLAVSTELQLVRDSMVELQAQCQRHLEDKRDLKAAVSEAQRREREAQTRQYELERALADERKLRQEESTEWEQFQTDLLMTVRVANDFKTEAQSELERVVMENKAQRDKLRALEAQLDKLNKDSTVVSCKALDVTNGNEEKMEKREWVLLKRGRMILKKRYDARKHALRNTLFKATMSGWDSHKARLKDVDTANQNELGLPNDNQTTAADTPTLKKTIKLEDKLISGEEIEFSPANPIDNQHTECVIDGAVECSANENSSQSRVSKNESSKFYLNDSDSDKISYNPSDKPPTIGEDYPKLYISVTEKSDKDAMAKSSLLKSIRSIQNTNGDSYGINISNSRFFVPKDYIFSGVESAMNDLKFEVDPEMGKLLQRSYSSPQVNTSTLANVEASPLLLNTAEASTALNDSTRPRDSDLRSAKSLSDSSVCLTSKESDKTEQKEKLFLKRESKSNCEIIDILNKTLKSKTIAESQTRNHSESLPKHKPNDCRHSTHDNKEKFQEMKHEDQEMKASCLKNEIREQEISGNQLWTAKHVIIDDDKITTKSLCSDSTSENKIIFDTLEELKIPNLPDENIEIKSLEPTRNATCEEIKSYHDILRVPLMRQKSYPLLTPSEIAYKSKYFPSIPVISLDTPKTVSSDHLFQLIEYSDQEKEAEISKPISESSVNQVKQIESSVRNEQGSKCSNPNETNRLNRIRFLQDSIQANESQIDKLTTSSESKSRVTNEEAKVSQSNTDLESDLPPPMGRTSSLREKFETIVEDVELRTLPGRRIQRSESCGPNQKVIQQPPTRPASTPTETQQSVLTSVQQEIAARRKANISRQDSRLSVKCLIESIENATKQAKAGPGSRSSSTSSLNSIGTTDIMSLKTPLRDQQINNLICTANSTNNNKTQSTITKKPVSETKSTPVVLSPGELLDSAALNAKAIDFVRRSSVTDLSDRKDPLFGLVKNGGSKRNALLKWCQNKTIGYRNIDITNFSSSWNDGLAFCAIMHSYLPRKVPYDTLTPVEKRRNFSIAFSAAESVGIPTTLNISEMCQLERPDWQQVMTYVISIYKHFET; translated from the exons CCGATCTACGAAGCACGTCTCTCCACGGGACGGGACGACGGCAGACGAAAATCGGATATCACTTATGTGCAG GCTCGAAGCGGGATGTCCGTGGGTTCGGACGGCCGGGCGCCGTTTAAACGGACCACGCAGAATATACAGCCGCTCGCGAAAAAGCCCAGCAGAAGCAGCCA GGCGAAGCCAGTCGAGCCTGCGGCACCAGCGTCCAGAGCAGCGCCGAGCGCGGGGCGGAAAAGGGACCCGGTCGTGTCGCTCTTCAGCGCGAGGAGACCGGCGAGGAGGGTCCTCGTCCAAGGAGGCAAGGCGACGAAGCCGGGGGATCGGCAGCTAAA AGGACAGCCCAgccagcagcagcaacaatcggcgcagcagcagcagcaatcGGCGTCGCTGCGCCAGGCGCCGAGTGCCTCCTCGCTGGAGGCAAAGAGCGACGTTCCGTCGACCGGGAACAACTGGGCCGGCTCCCTGGGCAACAAGGAGCCGGCCAGACCCAAGGCGACGACGGCGCCCAAGGGTCCCGCCAAGGTGTCCAGGATGCAGGAGCTCGAGCGCGAGGTCGAGGCCCTGCGTAAGGATCGCACGCGTCTCGAGGCGAATCTACGCGACGCCGCTTCCGATGCTCAGAATCTCCGCGAGCTGCGTGCCGAATTGGCCTCCCTCAAG GAGCAGCATAGTCTGGAGCTAGAGCGTCTTACCGAGGAGAACGAGGCTCTTCGCGCTCGTCTCAGGGACGTGGCTCATTCGCCGCTGTCGGATTCGGAGAAGCAGCAGCTGCTGCTAGATGCCTCAAGGCTCCACAACTCTGCGCCAGCATCCATCGCCATTCCCCAGGACGATGGTTTTGCGCACAATACCAGCACGCCTCAGGAAGGAGCTCAGTGCACCACGCCAGACTGGGACAAGCATTCATCCAGCTCAATGTCCGAGGTCTCGGTTGCGTGCCTGCAGGACAGGATCTTGCAAATGGAGGAAACACATTACTCCACGAACGAGGAATTACAGGCGACTATTCAGGAATTGAGCGACTTGCag GCACAACTGACAGAGTTGCAAGCGGACAATGAAAGGCTAACGGAGGAAAAGGGAGTTCTCTTGGAATCGCTGTGCCGTCAGACGGAAAAACTAGAAGACTCTCGTTCCAAAGTCGACACTTTACAGGGGCTACTATTGAGAGAGGAACAACCGCAGGAGGCATCTAAGGGTTACAATACGGAAAGGGAACAGAAACTTGTAGACCTCCTAAAA AGTGCACAAGAGGAACGAGAGACTTTACTTCAAAAGCAGGAGGAGTTGACCAATGAACTAAAGAATCTGAAGGCAACGGCTGACGCTAGTGCGGCGGAGGTTGAGCGTTTAACAAAATGCGTCGAATTGCTAGAGGCGTCGGTGGATGCGGCAAACGTCGAACGGAAGCAGCTGGACATAGAATTGACAGAGGCTAGGCAGGAAGGCGCGAATCGCAGTATAGAGATCAGTAGGTTGGCGACTCTGTTAGAGAACGCGCGGGCGAAGATCGAGGAACTGGAGCAATCGCGGCAGCTGGAGAACAAAAGTGAGGCGGACGAACTACTCGACGCAGCCAGAAGGGAGAAGGATACGCTTGAGACGCAGGCGGCGGCGTTGCAGGAGCAGTTGGCGCGCTCACATTGCGATCACGATCGATTACGGGATCAATACTCGCAGCTTCAGGAAGAATATAAA gtGGCACGAAATAATGCAAAGTCCGCTATAGACGACTTGGAGTATAGATTGAATCAGTTGAAAAACGAGCGATTAGCTGTGAGCACGGAATTGCAACTCGTCCGGGATTCCATGGTGGAACTGCAGGCGCAGTGTCAACGGCACTTGGAGGACAAACGGGATTTGAAGGCCGCGGTGAGCGAGGCGCAACGACGAGAACGCGAGGCGCAAACGCGCCAGTACGAGCTGGAGCGCGCATTGGCCGACGAGCGTAAACTAAGACAGGAGGAGAGTACGGAGTGGGAACAATTCCAAACGGATTTGCTGATGACCGTGCGAGTCGCCAACGATTTCAAGACCGAAGCTCAGAGTGAGTTGGAACGCGTCGTCATGGAAAACAAGGCGCAGAGAGATAAGCTGAGAGCGCTGGAGGCACAACTCGATAAACTTAACAAAG ATAGCACTGTAGTAAGTTGCAAGGCACTTGATGTCACTAATGGGAATGAAGAGAAAATGGAGAAGAGAGAATGGGTTTTACTAAAGCGTGGTCGAATGATTTTAAAGAAGCGTTACGACGCGAGAAAGCACGCGTTACGAAATACCTTGTTTAAAGCAACGATGAGCGGCTGGGACTCGCATAAAGCGAGGCTTAAGGATGTCGATACTGCGAATCAAAACGAACTCGGTTTACCGAATGATAATCAGACAACCGCAGCGGATACACCGACACTCAagaaaactattaaattagAGGATAAATTGATTTCCGGCGAGGAGATTGAATTCTCTCCTGCCAATCCCATCGACAACCAGCATACCGAATGCGTCATAGATGGAGCGGTTGAGTGTTCAGCGAATGAGAATTCGAGCCAATCGAGAGTCTCGAAGAACGAATCGTCAAAGTTTTACTTGAACGACTCTGACTCGGACAAGATTTCTTACAATCCATCTGATAAACCTCCGACAATCGGGGAAGATTATCCGAAACTGTATATTTCCGTTACAGAAAAGTCTGACAAGGATGCAATGGCCAAGAGTTCCTTACTTAAAAGTATTCGTAGTATTCAAAATACCAACGGAGATTCATACggcattaatatttcaaatagtcGTTTTTTCGTGccaaaagattatatattttccggCGTAGAAAGTGCGATGAATGATCTCAAGTTCGAGGTCGATCCGGAAATGGGAAAGCTATTGCAGAGGAGTTACAGCAGTCCGCAAGTTAATACGTCCACCTTAGCCAACGTTGAAGCGAGTCCATTGCTTTTAAATACAGCAGAAGCTTCAACAGCACTCAACGATTCAACGAGACCACGCGATTCAGACCTCAGGAGTGCAAAATCACTTTCAGATTCGTCCGTATGCCTAACATCAAAGGAAAGCGATAAGACTGAGCAGAAAGAGAAGCTGTTTTTGAAACGTGAATCAAAATCGAACTGCGAAATAATTGACATCTTGAATAAGACTTTGAAATCAAAAACGATTGCAGAATCACAAACAAGAAATCATTCTGAATCATTACCTAAACATAAACCTAACGATTGTCGTCATAGTACGCatgataataaagaaaaatttcaagaaatgaaACACGAAGATCAAGAAATGAAAGCgtcttgtttaaaaaacgaaataagAGAACAAGAAATATCGGGCAATCAGTTATGGACAGCAAAACACGTGATCATCGATGACGACAAAATTACGACGAAATCTTTATGCTCCGATTCTACATcagagaataaaataatttttgatacgCTTGAAGAATTGAAAATACCCAATTTGCCcgatgaaaatatcgaaataaagtCGCTAGAACCTACGAGGAATGCTACATGTgaggaaataaaaagttatcatGATATACTCAGAGTGCCTCTAATGAGGCAAAAATCATATCCGCTATTAACGCCTTCGGAAATCGCATATAAATCCAAATATTTTCCATCGATTCCAGTTATTTCATTAGACACGCCAAAAACGGTGTCAAGTGatcatttatttcaattaatcgAGTATTCAGATCAGGAGAAAGAAGCGGAAATCTCGAAGCCGATCTCAGAATCTTCCGTTAACCAGGTAAAGCAAATTGAATCTTCGGTACGTAACGAACAAGGATCAAAGTGCTCGAATCCGAACGAGACGAATCGATTGAATCGTATAAGATTTCTTCAAGATAGTATACAGGCGAACGAGTCTCAGATCGATAAACTCACGACTTCTTCTGAAAGTAAGTCTCGTGTGACGAACGAAGAAGCTAAGGTGTCGCAGAGTAATACAGACTTGGAATCGGATCTACCCCCGCCGATGGGACGGACATCGTCCTTAAGAGAAAAGTTTGAGACGATTGTAGAGGACGTGGAATTGCGGACGCTGCCAGGACGGCGCATACAAAGAAGTGAATCTTGCGGTC CTAATCAAAAAGTGATACAACAACCGCCCACGAGACCGGCCAGCACGCCGACGGAGACTCAACAATCGGTGCTAACGAGCGTGCAGCAGGAGATAGCTGCTCGTAGAAAGGCGAATATTTCGCGTCAGGACTCGAGGCTTTCTGTAAAGTGTCTGATCGAGAGCATCGAAAATGCTACGAAACAAGCTAAGGCCG GACCTGGAAGCCGTAGTAGTTCTACGTCATCTTTAAATTCGATTGGGACGACAGACATAATGTCTTTGAAAACTCCCCTCCGGGACCAGCAAatcaacaatttaatttgtacgGCGAATTcgacaaataataataaaacacaatCTACGATCACAAAGAAACCGGTATCAG AAACAAAATCAACTCCTGTGGTTTTGAGTCCGGGTGAGCTGTTGGATTCGGCCGCTTTGAATGCCAAGGCGATCGATTTCGTACGTCGAAGTAGCGTCACCGATCTGTCGGATCGTAAGGATCCCCTCTTCGGCTTAGTCAAGAACGGCGGGTCTAAACGTAATGCCTTGCTCAAGTGGTGTCAGAATAAAACGATAGGCTACCGGAATATTGACATCACTAACTTCAGCAGTTCCTGGAATGACGGTCTAGCGTTTTGCGCGATTATGCACTCTTATCTGCCGCGTAAGGTACCGTACGACACATTGACGCCGGTCGAAAAGCGGAGGAATTTCTCGATCGCCTTCTCTGCTGCCGAAAGCGTCGGCATACCAACTACTTTG AACATCAGTGAAATGTGTCAACTTGAGCGACCTGATTGGCAACAAGTCATGACGTACGTGATTAGCATTTACAAGCACTTCGAAACGTAA
- the LOC105834055 gene encoding cytospin-A isoform X3, whose translation MIRQFLDALGGGNSARSGMSVGSDGRAPFKRTTQNIQPLAKKPSRSSQAKPVEPAAPASRAAPSAGRKRDPVVSLFSARRPARRVLVQGGKATKPGDRQLKGQPSQQQQQSAQQQQQSASLRQAPSASSLEAKSDVPSTGNNWAGSLGNKEPARPKATTAPKGPAKVSRMQELEREVEALRKDRTRLEANLRDAASDAQNLRELRAELASLKEQHSLELERLTEENEALRARLRDVAHSPLSDSEKQQLLLDASRLHNSAPASIAIPQDDGFAHNTSTPQEGAQCTTPDWDKHSSSSMSEVSVACLQDRILQMEETHYSTNEELQATIQELSDLQAQLTELQADNERLTEEKGVLLESLCRQTEKLEDSRSKVDTLQGLLLREEQPQEASKGYNTEREQKLVDLLKSAQEERETLLQKQEELTNELKNLKATADASAAEVERLTKCVELLEASVDAANVERKQLDIELTEARQEGANRSIEISRLATLLENARAKIEELEQSRQLENKSEADELLDAARREKDTLETQAAALQEQLARSHCDHDRLRDQYSQLQEEYKVARNNAKSAIDDLEYRLNQLKNERLAVSTELQLVRDSMVELQAQCQRHLEDKRDLKAAVSEAQRREREAQTRQYELERALADERKLRQEESTEWEQFQTDLLMTVRVANDFKTEAQSELERVVMENKAQRDKLRALEAQLDKLNKDSTVVSCKALDVTNGNEEKMEKREWVLLKRGRMILKKRYDARKHALRNTLFKATMSGWDSHKARLKDVDTANQNELGLPNDNQTTAADTPTLKKTIKLEDKLISGEEIEFSPANPIDNQHTECVIDGAVECSANENSSQSRVSKNESSKFYLNDSDSDKISYNPSDKPPTIGEDYPKLYISVTEKSDKDAMAKSSLLKSIRSIQNTNGDSYGINISNSRFFVPKDYIFSGVESAMNDLKFEVDPEMGKLLQRSYSSPQVNTSTLANVEASPLLLNTAEASTALNDSTRPRDSDLRSAKSLSDSSVCLTSKESDKTEQKEKLFLKRESKSNCEIIDILNKTLKSKTIAESQTRNHSESLPKHKPNDCRHSTHDNKEKFQEMKHEDQEMKASCLKNEIREQEISGNQLWTAKHVIIDDDKITTKSLCSDSTSENKIIFDTLEELKIPNLPDENIEIKSLEPTRNATCEEIKSYHDILRVPLMRQKSYPLLTPSEIAYKSKYFPSIPVISLDTPKTVSSDHLFQLIEYSDQEKEAEISKPISESSVNQVKQIESSVRNEQGSKCSNPNETNRLNRIRFLQDSIQANESQIDKLTTSSESKSRVTNEEAKVSQSNTDLESDLPPPMGRTSSLREKFETIVEDVELRTLPGRRIQRSESCGPNQKVIQQPPTRPASTPTETQQSVLTSVQQEIAARRKANISRQDSRLSVKCLIESIENATKQAKAGPGSRSSSTSSLNSIGTTDIMSLKTPLRDQQINNLICTANSTNNNKTQSTITKKPVSETKSTPVVLSPGELLDSAALNAKAIDFVRRSSVTDLSDRKDPLFGLVKNGGSKRNALLKWCQNKTIGYRNIDITNFSSSWNDGLAFCAIMHSYLPRKVPYDTLTPVEKRRNFSIAFSAAESVGIPTTLNISEMCQLERPDWQQVMTYVISIYKHFET comes from the exons ATGATCCGGCAGTTTCTAGATGCGCTGGGAGGCGGGAATTCG GCTCGAAGCGGGATGTCCGTGGGTTCGGACGGCCGGGCGCCGTTTAAACGGACCACGCAGAATATACAGCCGCTCGCGAAAAAGCCCAGCAGAAGCAGCCA GGCGAAGCCAGTCGAGCCTGCGGCACCAGCGTCCAGAGCAGCGCCGAGCGCGGGGCGGAAAAGGGACCCGGTCGTGTCGCTCTTCAGCGCGAGGAGACCGGCGAGGAGGGTCCTCGTCCAAGGAGGCAAGGCGACGAAGCCGGGGGATCGGCAGCTAAA AGGACAGCCCAgccagcagcagcaacaatcggcgcagcagcagcagcaatcGGCGTCGCTGCGCCAGGCGCCGAGTGCCTCCTCGCTGGAGGCAAAGAGCGACGTTCCGTCGACCGGGAACAACTGGGCCGGCTCCCTGGGCAACAAGGAGCCGGCCAGACCCAAGGCGACGACGGCGCCCAAGGGTCCCGCCAAGGTGTCCAGGATGCAGGAGCTCGAGCGCGAGGTCGAGGCCCTGCGTAAGGATCGCACGCGTCTCGAGGCGAATCTACGCGACGCCGCTTCCGATGCTCAGAATCTCCGCGAGCTGCGTGCCGAATTGGCCTCCCTCAAG GAGCAGCATAGTCTGGAGCTAGAGCGTCTTACCGAGGAGAACGAGGCTCTTCGCGCTCGTCTCAGGGACGTGGCTCATTCGCCGCTGTCGGATTCGGAGAAGCAGCAGCTGCTGCTAGATGCCTCAAGGCTCCACAACTCTGCGCCAGCATCCATCGCCATTCCCCAGGACGATGGTTTTGCGCACAATACCAGCACGCCTCAGGAAGGAGCTCAGTGCACCACGCCAGACTGGGACAAGCATTCATCCAGCTCAATGTCCGAGGTCTCGGTTGCGTGCCTGCAGGACAGGATCTTGCAAATGGAGGAAACACATTACTCCACGAACGAGGAATTACAGGCGACTATTCAGGAATTGAGCGACTTGCag GCACAACTGACAGAGTTGCAAGCGGACAATGAAAGGCTAACGGAGGAAAAGGGAGTTCTCTTGGAATCGCTGTGCCGTCAGACGGAAAAACTAGAAGACTCTCGTTCCAAAGTCGACACTTTACAGGGGCTACTATTGAGAGAGGAACAACCGCAGGAGGCATCTAAGGGTTACAATACGGAAAGGGAACAGAAACTTGTAGACCTCCTAAAA AGTGCACAAGAGGAACGAGAGACTTTACTTCAAAAGCAGGAGGAGTTGACCAATGAACTAAAGAATCTGAAGGCAACGGCTGACGCTAGTGCGGCGGAGGTTGAGCGTTTAACAAAATGCGTCGAATTGCTAGAGGCGTCGGTGGATGCGGCAAACGTCGAACGGAAGCAGCTGGACATAGAATTGACAGAGGCTAGGCAGGAAGGCGCGAATCGCAGTATAGAGATCAGTAGGTTGGCGACTCTGTTAGAGAACGCGCGGGCGAAGATCGAGGAACTGGAGCAATCGCGGCAGCTGGAGAACAAAAGTGAGGCGGACGAACTACTCGACGCAGCCAGAAGGGAGAAGGATACGCTTGAGACGCAGGCGGCGGCGTTGCAGGAGCAGTTGGCGCGCTCACATTGCGATCACGATCGATTACGGGATCAATACTCGCAGCTTCAGGAAGAATATAAA gtGGCACGAAATAATGCAAAGTCCGCTATAGACGACTTGGAGTATAGATTGAATCAGTTGAAAAACGAGCGATTAGCTGTGAGCACGGAATTGCAACTCGTCCGGGATTCCATGGTGGAACTGCAGGCGCAGTGTCAACGGCACTTGGAGGACAAACGGGATTTGAAGGCCGCGGTGAGCGAGGCGCAACGACGAGAACGCGAGGCGCAAACGCGCCAGTACGAGCTGGAGCGCGCATTGGCCGACGAGCGTAAACTAAGACAGGAGGAGAGTACGGAGTGGGAACAATTCCAAACGGATTTGCTGATGACCGTGCGAGTCGCCAACGATTTCAAGACCGAAGCTCAGAGTGAGTTGGAACGCGTCGTCATGGAAAACAAGGCGCAGAGAGATAAGCTGAGAGCGCTGGAGGCACAACTCGATAAACTTAACAAAG ATAGCACTGTAGTAAGTTGCAAGGCACTTGATGTCACTAATGGGAATGAAGAGAAAATGGAGAAGAGAGAATGGGTTTTACTAAAGCGTGGTCGAATGATTTTAAAGAAGCGTTACGACGCGAGAAAGCACGCGTTACGAAATACCTTGTTTAAAGCAACGATGAGCGGCTGGGACTCGCATAAAGCGAGGCTTAAGGATGTCGATACTGCGAATCAAAACGAACTCGGTTTACCGAATGATAATCAGACAACCGCAGCGGATACACCGACACTCAagaaaactattaaattagAGGATAAATTGATTTCCGGCGAGGAGATTGAATTCTCTCCTGCCAATCCCATCGACAACCAGCATACCGAATGCGTCATAGATGGAGCGGTTGAGTGTTCAGCGAATGAGAATTCGAGCCAATCGAGAGTCTCGAAGAACGAATCGTCAAAGTTTTACTTGAACGACTCTGACTCGGACAAGATTTCTTACAATCCATCTGATAAACCTCCGACAATCGGGGAAGATTATCCGAAACTGTATATTTCCGTTACAGAAAAGTCTGACAAGGATGCAATGGCCAAGAGTTCCTTACTTAAAAGTATTCGTAGTATTCAAAATACCAACGGAGATTCATACggcattaatatttcaaatagtcGTTTTTTCGTGccaaaagattatatattttccggCGTAGAAAGTGCGATGAATGATCTCAAGTTCGAGGTCGATCCGGAAATGGGAAAGCTATTGCAGAGGAGTTACAGCAGTCCGCAAGTTAATACGTCCACCTTAGCCAACGTTGAAGCGAGTCCATTGCTTTTAAATACAGCAGAAGCTTCAACAGCACTCAACGATTCAACGAGACCACGCGATTCAGACCTCAGGAGTGCAAAATCACTTTCAGATTCGTCCGTATGCCTAACATCAAAGGAAAGCGATAAGACTGAGCAGAAAGAGAAGCTGTTTTTGAAACGTGAATCAAAATCGAACTGCGAAATAATTGACATCTTGAATAAGACTTTGAAATCAAAAACGATTGCAGAATCACAAACAAGAAATCATTCTGAATCATTACCTAAACATAAACCTAACGATTGTCGTCATAGTACGCatgataataaagaaaaatttcaagaaatgaaACACGAAGATCAAGAAATGAAAGCgtcttgtttaaaaaacgaaataagAGAACAAGAAATATCGGGCAATCAGTTATGGACAGCAAAACACGTGATCATCGATGACGACAAAATTACGACGAAATCTTTATGCTCCGATTCTACATcagagaataaaataatttttgatacgCTTGAAGAATTGAAAATACCCAATTTGCCcgatgaaaatatcgaaataaagtCGCTAGAACCTACGAGGAATGCTACATGTgaggaaataaaaagttatcatGATATACTCAGAGTGCCTCTAATGAGGCAAAAATCATATCCGCTATTAACGCCTTCGGAAATCGCATATAAATCCAAATATTTTCCATCGATTCCAGTTATTTCATTAGACACGCCAAAAACGGTGTCAAGTGatcatttatttcaattaatcgAGTATTCAGATCAGGAGAAAGAAGCGGAAATCTCGAAGCCGATCTCAGAATCTTCCGTTAACCAGGTAAAGCAAATTGAATCTTCGGTACGTAACGAACAAGGATCAAAGTGCTCGAATCCGAACGAGACGAATCGATTGAATCGTATAAGATTTCTTCAAGATAGTATACAGGCGAACGAGTCTCAGATCGATAAACTCACGACTTCTTCTGAAAGTAAGTCTCGTGTGACGAACGAAGAAGCTAAGGTGTCGCAGAGTAATACAGACTTGGAATCGGATCTACCCCCGCCGATGGGACGGACATCGTCCTTAAGAGAAAAGTTTGAGACGATTGTAGAGGACGTGGAATTGCGGACGCTGCCAGGACGGCGCATACAAAGAAGTGAATCTTGCGGTC CTAATCAAAAAGTGATACAACAACCGCCCACGAGACCGGCCAGCACGCCGACGGAGACTCAACAATCGGTGCTAACGAGCGTGCAGCAGGAGATAGCTGCTCGTAGAAAGGCGAATATTTCGCGTCAGGACTCGAGGCTTTCTGTAAAGTGTCTGATCGAGAGCATCGAAAATGCTACGAAACAAGCTAAGGCCG GACCTGGAAGCCGTAGTAGTTCTACGTCATCTTTAAATTCGATTGGGACGACAGACATAATGTCTTTGAAAACTCCCCTCCGGGACCAGCAAatcaacaatttaatttgtacgGCGAATTcgacaaataataataaaacacaatCTACGATCACAAAGAAACCGGTATCAG AAACAAAATCAACTCCTGTGGTTTTGAGTCCGGGTGAGCTGTTGGATTCGGCCGCTTTGAATGCCAAGGCGATCGATTTCGTACGTCGAAGTAGCGTCACCGATCTGTCGGATCGTAAGGATCCCCTCTTCGGCTTAGTCAAGAACGGCGGGTCTAAACGTAATGCCTTGCTCAAGTGGTGTCAGAATAAAACGATAGGCTACCGGAATATTGACATCACTAACTTCAGCAGTTCCTGGAATGACGGTCTAGCGTTTTGCGCGATTATGCACTCTTATCTGCCGCGTAAGGTACCGTACGACACATTGACGCCGGTCGAAAAGCGGAGGAATTTCTCGATCGCCTTCTCTGCTGCCGAAAGCGTCGGCATACCAACTACTTTG AACATCAGTGAAATGTGTCAACTTGAGCGACCTGATTGGCAACAAGTCATGACGTACGTGATTAGCATTTACAAGCACTTCGAAACGTAA